One genomic region from Cucumis sativus cultivar 9930 unplaced genomic scaffold, Cucumber_9930_V3 scaffold95, whole genome shotgun sequence encodes:
- the LOC116406392 gene encoding uncharacterized protein LOC116406392, with protein sequence MTEIVRLHGVLVSIVYDRDAYFTSKFWKGLQAAMGTRLDFSITVHPQTDVSRLPLTFASFEALHGKCCRFSVCWGEVGEQRMLCPKLVQTTNEAIQKIRARMLTEQRMLCPKLVQTTNVAIQKIRARMLTAQSIQKSYANEQRRDLEFDVGDMVFVKVAPMKGVMRFEKKGNLSPRFVTHHLALPLSLSAVHDVYDVSMLRKCVTDPTHIVDYESLQINENLSYEEQPVEILAKEVKLLHNRGIN encoded by the exons ATGACCGAGATAGTGAGACTGCATGGAGTGCTCGTGTCAATTGTTTATGATAGAGATGCCTATtttacttccaagttttggaaaGGACTTCAGGCTGCCATGGGCACGAGATTGGACTTTAGTATAACTGTTCACCCTCAGACTGATG TTAGCAGGCTACCATTAACATTCGCATCATTTGAAGCTCTACATGGTAAGTGTTGTAGATTCTCTGTATGTTGGGGTGAGGTTGGTGAGCAGAGGATGTTATGTCCCAAGCTAGTTCAGACCACCAATGAGGCCATACAGAAGATTAGAGCCCGCATGTTGACTGAGCAGAGGATGTTATGTCCCAAGCTAGTTCAGACCACCAATGTGGCCATACAGAAGATTAGAGCCCGCATGTTGACAGCGCAGAGCATACAGAAGAGTTACGCCAATGAACAACGTAGGGATCTTGAGTTCGATGTAGGGGACATGGTTTTTGTAAAGGTAGCACCTATGAAGGGTGTTATGAGGTTTGAGAAGAAGGGAAACCTGAGTCCACGTTTCGTAACTCATCATTTGGCATTGCCTCTGTCATTGTCTGCAGTTCATGATGTATACGATGTATCCATGCTGAGGAAGTGTGTAACAGATCCAACACATATAGTTGATTATGAGTCATTGCAAATCAATGAGAACTTGAGCTATGAGGAGCAACCAGTTGAGATTTTGGCAAAAGAAGTTAAGTTGCTTCATAACAGgggaattaattaa